In the genome of Nitrospira japonica, one region contains:
- a CDS encoding winged helix-turn-helix transcriptional regulator — protein MDVQGQRDLLLLSEVERNAHLTQRSLSSRLGVALGLTNLYIKRLARKGYIEIETVPPNRVRYQLTPQGAAEKARLTYEYMDYSLAYYRDIRIRLKEMLISVGRLDGRRFVIFGTGELAELAYLSLREMDGTCVGFLDDERRESFLSYPVCFPEAIGRWEFDKVLIADLDHAPAHEARLIGCGVSPEKIMRLVLTSLRKASADVAHA, from the coding sequence ATGGACGTCCAGGGTCAGCGGGACCTTCTTCTCCTGTCGGAAGTCGAACGCAACGCGCACTTGACCCAGCGTTCACTCTCGAGCCGTCTCGGAGTGGCGCTCGGCCTGACCAACCTGTATATCAAACGTCTCGCCCGCAAGGGCTACATCGAGATCGAAACGGTTCCCCCCAATCGTGTCCGGTATCAGTTGACGCCGCAGGGCGCCGCAGAGAAGGCGCGACTGACGTACGAGTACATGGATTACTCGCTGGCCTATTATCGGGACATTCGCATCCGGTTGAAGGAGATGCTGATATCCGTGGGACGGCTCGACGGCCGTCGATTCGTCATTTTCGGGACGGGTGAACTGGCCGAACTGGCGTACTTGTCGCTGCGCGAGATGGACGGGACCTGCGTGGGATTTCTCGACGACGAGCGGCGCGAGTCGTTTCTTTCCTATCCCGTGTGCTTTCCGGAAGCGATCGGCCGCTGGGAGTTCGACAAGGTGCTGATCGCGGATCTCGATCATGCTCCCGCCCATGAGGCCAGGTTGATCGGATGCGGCGTATCGCCCGAGAAAATCATGAGGCTGGTCCTGACGTCGCTGAGAAAGGCGTCGGCTGATGTCGCGCATGCCTAG
- a CDS encoding UpxY family transcription antiterminator — MPSSAMDCETERSRWYALRTRSRHEKLVRDQLNGQGIEPLLPTVRRLSQWKDRKKEVEVPLFSGYCFVRFASEQKLPVLKTVGVVDIVGGGFQPEPIPDEEILALQTLMATVLPYDPHPYLHEGMAVEVIRGPLQGVRGILLRKEKRHRLILGIRLIQQAAAVEIDVDDIAPLP; from the coding sequence ATGCCTAGCAGTGCGATGGACTGCGAGACGGAACGGTCCCGCTGGTACGCGTTGCGGACCAGGTCGCGCCACGAAAAACTGGTGCGCGACCAGCTCAACGGACAGGGAATCGAACCGCTGTTGCCGACGGTCCGCCGCCTGAGTCAATGGAAGGACCGCAAGAAGGAAGTCGAAGTGCCGCTGTTCTCGGGCTACTGTTTCGTGCGGTTCGCGTCCGAACAAAAACTTCCGGTGCTCAAGACGGTCGGCGTCGTGGACATCGTCGGGGGAGGATTCCAGCCGGAGCCGATTCCCGACGAGGAGATCCTTGCGCTGCAGACCTTGATGGCCACCGTGTTGCCCTACGATCCGCATCCCTATCTGCACGAGGGCATGGCGGTCGAGGTGATCCGCGGGCCGCTCCAGGGGGTGCGCGGAATTTTGTTGCGAAAAGAGAAGCGGCATCGCCTGATCCTGGGCATCCGTTTGATCCAGCAGGCCGCGGCCGTGGAAATCGACGTCGATGACATCGCCCCGTTGCCATGA